From a region of the Neisseria subflava genome:
- a CDS encoding alanine/glycine:cation symporter family protein, with product MEEILSALVGAVNLVLWDYLLIYALIGIGLFFTLYLGAPQITKLGAGFKAVFGGLFSKKDKDHESKSLSQFQALAVAISAQIGTGNVAGVATAITAGGPGAIFWMWLSAILGMSTIFAEAVLAQKYRVVSHGKYIGGPAFYITHGLTPKIGRGAARFLSGFFSIALIIALGFIGNATQSNSIASAMNLAFDIPPMAVGIALAVFAGLIIIGGINRIAGIAQFVVPFMAVIYILCAVIILFKFSDHIIPMFHSIFVAAFNPEAVLGGAAGIGMREAVRFGVARGLFSNEAGMGSTPHAHATANVKHPVQQGMAAFIGIFIDTLMVCTATALIILLTDANLSGETGAAVTQLAFNKAFPGFGSQLLAVCLTFFAFTTIIGWYYFGESNIRFLFRGKHLGIYRALVLVAIVLGTLGKVDLVWSMSDMFNGFMVLPNLIALFLLRKEIRAVYDDYLAQTKAGKELTYNYEFHEFHDKNPD from the coding sequence ATGGAAGAAATATTGTCTGCTCTGGTGGGTGCAGTCAATCTGGTTCTTTGGGACTACCTGCTGATTTATGCCTTAATCGGTATTGGCCTGTTTTTTACCCTGTACTTGGGCGCGCCGCAAATTACCAAATTGGGGGCGGGTTTTAAAGCCGTTTTCGGCGGCTTGTTCAGCAAAAAAGACAAAGACCACGAAAGCAAATCCCTGTCTCAATTTCAAGCGCTTGCCGTAGCGATTTCTGCGCAAATCGGTACCGGTAACGTTGCCGGTGTCGCCACTGCGATTACTGCCGGCGGCCCGGGGGCCATTTTTTGGATGTGGTTGTCTGCCATTCTGGGCATGTCTACCATTTTTGCAGAAGCCGTTTTGGCGCAAAAATACCGCGTGGTCAGCCACGGCAAATACATCGGCGGCCCTGCGTTTTACATCACGCACGGCCTGACCCCGAAAATCGGCCGTGGCGCGGCGCGTTTCCTGTCCGGCTTTTTCTCCATCGCCTTGATTATCGCGCTGGGTTTCATCGGCAACGCAACCCAATCCAATTCCATCGCCTCGGCCATGAATTTGGCTTTCGATATTCCTCCGATGGCTGTCGGCATTGCTTTGGCGGTATTCGCCGGCCTGATCATCATCGGCGGTATCAACCGCATTGCCGGTATCGCGCAATTTGTCGTGCCGTTTATGGCGGTAATTTACATCTTGTGTGCCGTGATTATTTTGTTCAAATTCTCCGACCACATTATCCCGATGTTCCACAGTATCTTTGTTGCCGCCTTCAATCCCGAAGCGGTATTGGGCGGTGCGGCCGGTATCGGTATGCGCGAGGCAGTCCGCTTCGGCGTGGCACGCGGCCTGTTTTCCAATGAGGCCGGTATGGGTTCGACCCCGCACGCTCACGCGACCGCCAACGTCAAACACCCTGTGCAACAAGGTATGGCCGCGTTTATCGGTATTTTTATCGATACGCTGATGGTCTGCACGGCAACCGCGCTGATTATCCTGCTGACCGATGCCAACCTGTCCGGCGAAACCGGCGCAGCAGTTACCCAACTGGCGTTTAACAAAGCCTTCCCGGGTTTTGGTTCACAATTGCTCGCCGTCTGCCTGACCTTCTTCGCCTTCACCACCATCATCGGCTGGTACTACTTCGGCGAATCCAATATCCGCTTCCTGTTCCGCGGCAAACACTTGGGCATCTACCGCGCACTGGTTTTGGTGGCCATCGTATTGGGTACATTGGGCAAAGTGGATTTGGTTTGGAGTATGTCCGATATGTTCAACGGCTTTATGGTTTTGCCGAACTTAATCGCCCTCTTCCTGCTGCGTAAGGAAATCCGTGCGGTTTATGACGATTATCTGGCGCAAACCAAAGCCGGCAAAGAGTTGACCTACAACTACGAATTCCACGAATTCCACGACAAAAACCCAGATTAA
- the trhA gene encoding PAQR family membrane homeostasis protein TrhA, whose amino-acid sequence MYHGERFNAYSHLAGFLLAVAALVLMLVKAVESADGYRIAGALTYGICLLLLYLGSTLYHSIPQPKAKAILQKVDHCMIYLLIAGSYTPFTLITLHGGWGWSLFGVSWGLALLGIVQELTIGRKSEKRLLSMVIYVLMGWLIVVAVWPLIQSLSAGGLFWLVLGGVLYSAGIYWFINDTKIRHGHGIWHLFVLAGSLTQFISIYFYVL is encoded by the coding sequence ATGTATCACGGCGAGAGATTTAATGCGTACAGCCATTTGGCCGGTTTCTTATTGGCAGTGGCGGCGTTGGTGCTGATGCTGGTGAAAGCGGTGGAATCGGCGGACGGCTATCGGATTGCCGGTGCACTGACTTACGGAATCTGCCTGCTGCTTCTGTATTTGGGTTCAACCTTATATCACAGTATTCCGCAGCCTAAGGCCAAGGCGATTTTGCAAAAGGTTGATCATTGTATGATTTATCTTTTGATTGCAGGCAGTTATACGCCGTTTACGCTGATTACCCTTCACGGCGGCTGGGGCTGGTCGCTTTTCGGCGTGTCTTGGGGATTGGCTTTGCTAGGCATTGTTCAGGAACTGACAATTGGGCGCAAAAGCGAGAAGCGGCTGCTGTCGATGGTGATTTATGTGTTGATGGGCTGGCTGATTGTGGTGGCGGTATGGCCGCTGATACAGTCGCTTTCGGCTGGTGGATTATTTTGGCTGGTGTTGGGCGGCGTATTGTATAGCGCGGGGATTTATTGGTTTATCAACGATACGAAAATCCGCCACGGCCACGGTATCTGGCACTTGTTTGTCTTAGCAGGCAGTTTGACGCAATTTATCAGTATTTATTTTTATGTGTTGTAG
- the cysD gene encoding sulfate adenylyltransferase subunit CysD, whose protein sequence is MAKVAKREKMSIQNHHLDWLEAESIYIIREVIANAQNPALLFSGGKDSVVLLALAVKAFQIEGRPLKLPFKLLHVDTGHNYPEVIQFRDDTVARTGVQLVIGSVEESIRKGSVVLRRETDSRNAAQAVTLVETIEEQGFDALMGGARRDEEKARAKERIFSFRDEFGQWDPKNQRPELWSLYNTRLFQGENMRVFPISNWTELDIWQYIAREKLALPPIYYTHKREVVERNGLLVPVTPLTPKREGEIAQIRDVRFRTVGDISCTCPVASTSATPEDIIAETAAATISERSATRMDDRVSEAAMEERKKQGYF, encoded by the coding sequence ATCGCCAAGGTTGCAAAGAGAGAAAAAATGTCCATCCAAAACCACCACCTCGACTGGCTCGAAGCCGAGTCTATCTACATCATCCGCGAAGTCATTGCCAACGCCCAAAATCCGGCCTTGCTGTTTTCCGGCGGCAAAGACTCAGTCGTATTGCTGGCGCTTGCCGTCAAAGCCTTCCAAATCGAAGGCCGTCCGCTGAAGCTGCCGTTCAAACTCCTGCACGTCGATACCGGCCACAATTACCCCGAAGTCATCCAATTCCGCGACGACACAGTCGCGCGTACCGGCGTACAACTTGTGATCGGTAGCGTAGAAGAATCCATCCGCAAAGGCAGTGTCGTCTTGCGCCGCGAAACCGATTCTCGCAACGCCGCCCAAGCCGTTACGCTGGTTGAAACCATTGAAGAACAAGGCTTTGATGCGCTAATGGGCGGCGCTCGCCGCGATGAAGAAAAAGCGCGCGCCAAAGAACGCATCTTCTCTTTCCGCGACGAGTTCGGCCAATGGGATCCTAAAAACCAACGTCCTGAATTATGGTCGCTCTACAACACACGCCTGTTCCAAGGCGAAAACATGCGCGTATTCCCGATTTCCAACTGGACGGAATTGGACATCTGGCAATACATCGCACGCGAAAAACTCGCCCTGCCGCCGATTTATTACACCCACAAGCGCGAAGTTGTCGAACGCAACGGCCTGCTCGTTCCCGTTACCCCGTTGACCCCAAAACGCGAAGGCGAAATTGCCCAAATCCGTGATGTCCGTTTCCGCACCGTCGGCGATATTTCCTGCACCTGCCCTGTTGCCAGTACCTCCGCCACGCCCGAAGACATCATTGCTGAAACCGCCGCCGCAACCATTTCCGAACGCAGCGCCACGCGCATGGACGACCGCGTATCGGAAGCGGCAATGGAAGAACGCAAAAAACAAGGCTATTTCTAA
- a CDS encoding RBBP9/YdeN family alpha/beta hydrolase: MNRRVYIVHGFEGNPHGNWFDWLCAQIKSTGAQAISLAMPNPDKPSTTAWQFTLDQHIGKPDAHTFLVGHSLGCITLLHFLSRQQPQKIGGLLLAAGFADTLPPLPALDAYIKAASPDFDILRKIDMPKHCLVSDNDTHVPPELTLDMAAKLKSPVTHIPEGGHLMASDGFTQLPQAWEALKPMLTE; the protein is encoded by the coding sequence ATGAATCGACGCGTTTATATCGTACATGGCTTTGAAGGCAATCCGCACGGCAACTGGTTTGACTGGCTTTGCGCCCAAATCAAAAGCACCGGCGCACAAGCAATCTCCCTCGCCATGCCCAATCCCGACAAACCAAGCACGACCGCGTGGCAGTTTACCCTTGACCAGCACATCGGCAAGCCCGATGCCCATACCTTCCTAGTCGGCCACAGTCTCGGCTGCATTACCCTCCTTCACTTCCTCAGCCGCCAACAGCCCCAAAAAATCGGCGGTCTGTTGCTTGCCGCCGGTTTTGCCGATACGCTGCCACCCCTGCCTGCGCTTGATGCCTACATTAAAGCAGCGTCGCCCGATTTCGACATCCTGCGCAAAATCGACATGCCCAAACACTGTCTGGTTTCCGACAACGACACCCATGTTCCGCCCGAATTGACTTTGGACATGGCGGCCAAACTCAAAAGCCCTGTTACCCATATTCCTGAAGGCGGCCATTTGATGGCTTCGGACGGCTTTACCCAACTGCCACAGGCTTGGGAAGCGCTGAAACCCATGTTGACCGAATAA
- the pyrC gene encoding dihydroorotase: MQTLTIIRPDDMHLHLRDGDALKAVVPYTARQMGRAVIMPNLKPPVVSVADAQAYKERIMAALPEGSTFQPLMTLYLTDNATPELVREAKAAGIVAFKLYPAGATTNSDSGVTDLFKLIPVLEEMAKQGILFLVHGEVTDPEIDIFDREAAFIERVMKPVLAQVPNLKVVFEHITTAEAARLVLEAGDNVAASVTPQHLLLNRNDLLVGGVRPHHFCLPVLKRETHRQALVAAVTGDKAHKFFLGTDSAPHAKTAKENACGCAGMFSAMTAIELYAEVFEKAGALDKLEAFASKNGPRFYDLPENTDTITLVKQTQTVPASVPYGDGELVPMRAGGEIEWTVQY, encoded by the coding sequence ATGCAAACCCTGACCATCATCCGCCCCGACGATATGCACTTACACCTGCGCGACGGCGACGCGCTCAAAGCCGTTGTCCCGTACACCGCCCGACAAATGGGCCGCGCGGTTATCATGCCCAACCTGAAGCCGCCCGTCGTCAGCGTTGCCGATGCCCAAGCATACAAAGAGCGCATTATGGCCGCCCTGCCAGAAGGCAGCACCTTCCAGCCGTTGATGACGCTTTATTTGACCGACAACGCCACTCCCGAACTTGTGCGTGAAGCCAAGGCTGCCGGTATCGTGGCTTTCAAACTCTATCCAGCAGGCGCAACCACCAATTCCGATTCCGGCGTGACCGACTTGTTCAAACTGATTCCTGTGTTGGAAGAAATGGCGAAACAGGGCATTTTGTTCTTGGTTCACGGCGAAGTCACCGATCCTGAAATTGATATTTTCGACCGCGAAGCTGCCTTTATCGAGCGCGTGATGAAGCCGGTTTTGGCACAAGTGCCGAATCTTAAAGTCGTATTTGAACACATCACCACTGCCGAGGCCGCCCGACTGGTATTGGAAGCAGGCGATAATGTGGCCGCGTCTGTGACACCGCAACACTTGCTGCTCAACCGCAACGACCTTCTGGTCGGCGGCGTGCGTCCTCATCATTTCTGCCTGCCTGTACTCAAACGTGAAACCCACCGTCAGGCTTTGGTTGCCGCCGTTACCGGCGATAAGGCGCACAAATTTTTCCTCGGCACGGACTCTGCGCCACATGCCAAAACTGCCAAAGAAAATGCTTGCGGTTGCGCCGGTATGTTCAGCGCGATGACTGCCATTGAGCTTTATGCCGAAGTGTTTGAGAAAGCAGGCGCGTTGGACAAACTGGAAGCCTTTGCTTCTAAAAACGGCCCGCGTTTCTACGATCTGCCTGAAAATACCGATACCATCACATTGGTCAAACAAACGCAAACCGTACCTGCCAGCGTACCTTACGGCGATGGCGAGCTTGTACCGATGAGGGCCGGCGGCGAGATTGAATGGACGGTGCAATATTAA
- a CDS encoding NMCC_0638 family (lipo)protein, which yields MSKAVALSAAVLAVCLSACGNEGVSPQNTADYAQNVTDLFRQSCAAADGDAALVGEFANANKLVLLSKKDIADLPAGMMDLEALSIWKKTENGADYYLSLTEDSCSVRTAKADDHLIFKQFLALAENPPQGLNAELRADNLSEAPLPMRQISYAWRASGSPKETLLTVKTTSSEHFPVQAVFYLTHHSYDNKAAVLP from the coding sequence ATGTCTAAAGCCGTCGCGTTGTCTGCCGCTGTATTGGCCGTCTGCCTCAGTGCATGCGGCAATGAAGGCGTTTCGCCGCAGAACACTGCCGATTATGCCCAAAATGTAACCGACTTGTTCCGCCAAAGCTGTGCGGCCGCAGACGGCGATGCCGCCCTTGTCGGCGAGTTTGCCAATGCCAACAAACTGGTTTTATTGTCGAAAAAAGATATTGCCGATTTGCCTGCCGGAATGATGGATTTGGAGGCATTAAGCATTTGGAAGAAAACGGAAAACGGCGCAGATTATTATTTGAGCCTGACTGAAGACAGTTGCAGTGTGCGTACGGCCAAAGCCGACGATCATCTGATTTTCAAACAATTTTTGGCTTTGGCAGAAAATCCGCCGCAAGGTTTGAACGCTGAGTTGCGTGCCGATAATTTGTCGGAAGCCCCGTTGCCTATGCGCCAGATTTCCTACGCATGGCGCGCGTCCGGCAGTCCGAAAGAAACCTTGCTGACCGTCAAAACAACGTCGTCCGAGCATTTTCCGGTACAGGCTGTTTTTTATTTGACCCATCATTCTTACGACAATAAGGCCGCCGTTTTGCCTTAG
- a CDS encoding sulfurtransferase TusA family protein codes for MNTQTLDVIGLKCPLPILRAKKALAQMQEGEVLTVLATDGGAPGDFEAFCRQTGHVLLESSEADGVFKLVLKHK; via the coding sequence ATGAATACACAAACTCTGGATGTCATTGGTTTGAAATGCCCTCTGCCGATTTTGCGTGCTAAAAAAGCTTTGGCGCAAATGCAGGAAGGCGAAGTGCTGACCGTATTGGCTACCGATGGTGGCGCGCCCGGCGATTTTGAAGCGTTTTGCCGTCAGACCGGACATGTTTTGTTGGAATCGAGCGAGGCCGACGGCGTGTTCAAGCTGGTGTTGAAGCACAAATAA
- a CDS encoding CNP1-like family protein, producing the protein MRRFALLALSLAATQAFALGFSQKDTLTNTRYQESPEEVAAREFKEHKAELPPLPDTQSGDWFDLYVNETYGKQPKILLSSLQIMPAPDNSIRYVLNVRSDKGYDNLSVEGLYCARTSFTYSNDKRSSYKIFAYGDTVNRRWIEPRKGDWKLIGNAFSRNDALHTALYQAFCIDGMPTTVEGLVQRLKERGGRHGTTLSNHDK; encoded by the coding sequence ATGCGCCGTTTTGCCCTTCTCGCTCTCAGCCTTGCCGCGACTCAAGCATTTGCTTTGGGTTTCAGCCAAAAGGATACGCTGACCAACACGCGTTATCAGGAAAGCCCTGAAGAAGTTGCCGCACGCGAATTTAAAGAACACAAAGCCGAGTTGCCGCCCCTGCCCGATACCCAATCGGGGGATTGGTTCGACCTCTATGTCAACGAAACCTACGGCAAGCAGCCCAAAATCCTGCTCAGCAGCCTGCAAATCATGCCTGCGCCGGACAACAGCATCCGCTACGTCTTGAACGTGCGCTCCGACAAAGGCTACGACAACCTCTCCGTCGAAGGCCTCTATTGCGCCCGCACATCCTTTACTTACAGCAACGACAAGCGTTCGTCTTATAAAATATTCGCTTACGGCGATACAGTAAACCGCCGCTGGATTGAGCCGCGCAAAGGCGATTGGAAGCTGATCGGCAATGCGTTCAGCCGCAACGACGCCCTGCACACTGCGCTGTATCAGGCATTCTGTATCGACGGCATGCCGACAACGGTCGAAGGTTTGGTACAACGTTTGAAAGAACGTGGCGGCCGTCACGGTACCACGCTGAGCAACCACGACAAATAA
- a CDS encoding porin produces MKKSIIALVIAGLPLAASAEVILYGQIKSSVTVGQVKIKGDAGSETSSTATSINDNTSRIGFKGSENLGGDLKAIWQVEQKTAITGGSQGFATRDSFVGLQGKFGKIRAGKLSNMLNEMDTIDPWMYKTNAAGLGIFTRTGNRNAAVRYDSPDFGGFKFNVSYAPRDNRNPSDKYTHTKPAKDQYTGGVSFSKNGFTANAAYGHYNGAYTDKSGKVKAAQIAKVETYYDKDNLFVGGGVHYAKGHETGNEYLGYFTDGFNEYKGSVITADSGKEEAVKVVDAAVTVGYKLGNVTPRITYAHGWPAKGVNSGEKLVDKFDQVVVGGQYTFSKRTGVVAQLAYLKVGNKTRLTAANKGGIEQKAASVGLYHKF; encoded by the coding sequence ATGAAAAAATCGATTATCGCTTTGGTTATTGCCGGTTTGCCGCTGGCTGCATCTGCAGAAGTCATTCTGTATGGTCAAATCAAAAGCAGCGTGACCGTCGGTCAGGTCAAAATCAAAGGTGATGCAGGTTCTGAAACCAGCTCCACCGCAACCAGCATCAATGACAATACCTCCCGCATCGGTTTCAAAGGCAGCGAAAACTTGGGTGGCGATTTGAAAGCTATCTGGCAAGTTGAACAAAAAACGGCCATTACCGGCGGTTCTCAAGGTTTTGCCACTCGTGATTCCTTCGTCGGTTTGCAAGGTAAATTCGGTAAGATTCGCGCCGGTAAACTCAGCAATATGCTGAACGAAATGGACACCATCGATCCATGGATGTATAAAACCAATGCCGCAGGCTTGGGCATCTTTACCCGTACCGGCAACCGTAACGCCGCTGTACGCTACGACAGCCCGGATTTTGGCGGATTCAAATTCAACGTGTCTTACGCACCGCGCGACAACCGCAATCCTTCAGATAAATACACGCACACCAAACCGGCCAAAGACCAATACACCGGCGGCGTGAGCTTCTCTAAAAACGGCTTTACCGCCAATGCGGCTTACGGCCACTACAACGGCGCGTACACCGACAAATCAGGCAAAGTCAAAGCGGCGCAAATCGCCAAAGTCGAAACTTATTACGATAAAGACAATCTCTTTGTCGGCGGCGGCGTACACTATGCCAAAGGCCATGAGACAGGCAACGAATATTTAGGTTATTTCACCGATGGTTTTAATGAGTACAAGGGTAGTGTCATCACTGCCGACTCAGGTAAAGAGGAAGCCGTAAAAGTGGTTGATGCAGCGGTAACTGTCGGCTACAAATTGGGCAATGTTACACCACGCATTACTTACGCGCACGGTTGGCCTGCCAAGGGCGTGAACAGCGGCGAAAAATTGGTGGATAAATTTGACCAAGTCGTTGTCGGCGGTCAATATACCTTCAGCAAACGCACCGGCGTAGTCGCCCAACTGGCGTATCTGAAAGTCGGCAATAAAACCCGCCTGACTGCAGCCAACAAAGGCGGTATTGAACAAAAAGCCGCTTCTGTAGGCCTGTATCACAAATTCTAA
- a CDS encoding carbonic anhydrase, whose translation MLNEHLFLSLLMAVSTATVSAETHHVHWSYTGENDAAHWGDLSEDFAVCKTGKQQSPVDFSTTKTVKGKQPAYRYNVADYKVENNGHTLQATPQGKAQTIVINGKTYTFKQFHFHTPSEHTFKGKHFPMEAHFVHQAEDGTLAVIGSVFKPGKNNPALSALTAKKLKAGESVTLKNLNIQALLPKDSKSFQLKGSLTTPPCSENVTWVVLKTPVQADAAQFKAIRDIIGGENNRPVQPLNDREVNEDK comes from the coding sequence ATGTTGAACGAACATCTCTTTTTATCTTTGCTAATGGCTGTCTCTACTGCAACGGTATCCGCCGAAACCCATCATGTACATTGGTCTTACACAGGTGAAAACGATGCTGCACACTGGGGCGATTTGAGTGAAGACTTTGCTGTCTGCAAAACAGGCAAACAGCAATCTCCAGTGGACTTCTCCACGACAAAAACAGTAAAAGGCAAACAACCGGCATACCGTTACAACGTCGCCGACTACAAAGTAGAAAATAACGGCCATACCCTTCAAGCCACGCCGCAAGGCAAAGCCCAAACCATCGTGATTAACGGTAAAACCTATACCTTCAAACAATTCCACTTCCATACGCCGAGCGAACATACTTTCAAAGGCAAACATTTCCCGATGGAAGCGCATTTCGTCCATCAAGCCGAAGACGGCACTTTGGCGGTCATCGGCTCTGTATTTAAACCGGGCAAAAACAACCCTGCCTTGTCCGCCCTCACTGCCAAAAAACTGAAAGCGGGCGAATCCGTAACGTTGAAAAACTTGAATATCCAAGCCCTGCTGCCTAAAGATAGCAAGTCATTCCAGCTGAAAGGCTCGCTGACAACACCGCCTTGCAGCGAAAACGTGACTTGGGTTGTCTTAAAAACTCCGGTTCAGGCAGATGCGGCGCAGTTTAAAGCCATACGCGACATTATCGGCGGCGAAAACAACCGTCCCGTACAACCTTTGAACGACCGCGAAGTCAATGAAGACAAATAA
- a CDS encoding CTP synthase, with the protein MTKFIFVTGGVVSSLGKGIAAASIATILESRGLNVTMLKLDPYINVDPGTMSPFQHGEVFVTDDGAETDLDLGHYERFINATMTRRNSFSTGQVYENVIAKERRGDYLGGTVQVIPHITDEIKRRIHEGAAGYDVAIVEIGGTVGDIESLPFLEAIRQMRSQLGRNNTLFAHLSYVPYIAAAGEIKTKPTQHTVKEMLSIGLQPDILICRMDREMPADERRKIALFCNVEERAIVGSYDVDSIYECPEMLHNQGIDSIITEQLQLNVKQADLTEWKKIVHAIQNPKHTVKIAMVGKYVDLTESYKSLIEALKHAGIHTETDVQITFVDSESIEKGNGDVSMLKDMDAILVPGGFGSRGVEGKIAAVRYARENNVPYLGICLGMQIALIEYARDVAGLKGANSTEFDLKCAAPVVALIDEWQTADGSVETRDESADLGGTMRLGAQEVDLKPGSLAAKIYGSEHIRERHRHRYEVNNNYVPQLEKAGLVIGGVSAGRERLVETIELPNHPWFFACQFHPEFTSNPRKGHPLFSAFVKAALGNKKA; encoded by the coding sequence ATGACTAAATTTATTTTCGTAACCGGCGGCGTTGTATCTTCTTTGGGTAAAGGTATCGCCGCCGCTTCTATTGCTACTATTCTCGAGTCGCGTGGCTTGAACGTGACCATGCTTAAACTCGACCCGTATATCAACGTTGACCCGGGTACCATGAGCCCGTTTCAACACGGTGAAGTATTCGTGACCGATGACGGCGCGGAAACCGACCTCGACCTCGGTCACTACGAGCGTTTCATTAACGCCACCATGACCCGCCGCAACAGCTTCAGTACCGGCCAAGTCTATGAAAACGTGATTGCCAAAGAGCGTCGTGGCGACTATTTGGGCGGTACTGTACAAGTGATTCCGCACATTACCGATGAAATCAAACGCCGTATCCATGAAGGCGCGGCCGGTTATGATGTGGCGATTGTCGAAATCGGCGGTACAGTCGGCGATATCGAATCGTTGCCTTTCTTGGAAGCCATCCGTCAAATGCGCAGCCAGCTCGGCCGCAACAATACATTGTTTGCCCACCTGAGCTATGTTCCTTACATTGCCGCCGCCGGCGAAATCAAAACCAAACCGACCCAGCATACCGTTAAAGAAATGTTGAGCATTGGTTTGCAACCGGACATCCTGATCTGCCGTATGGACAGAGAAATGCCTGCGGACGAGCGCCGTAAGATTGCATTGTTCTGTAACGTTGAAGAACGTGCCATCGTGGGTAGTTACGATGTGGACAGTATTTACGAATGCCCGGAAATGCTGCACAACCAAGGCATCGATAGCATTATTACCGAGCAGCTTCAACTGAATGTCAAACAAGCCGATTTGACCGAATGGAAGAAAATCGTTCACGCGATTCAAAATCCGAAACACACCGTCAAAATTGCGATGGTCGGCAAATACGTTGATTTGACCGAGTCCTACAAATCATTGATCGAAGCCCTGAAACATGCCGGTATTCACACTGAAACTGACGTACAAATTACCTTCGTCGACAGCGAAAGCATTGAGAAGGGCAATGGCGACGTTTCCATGCTCAAAGACATGGACGCGATTTTGGTGCCGGGCGGCTTCGGTTCACGCGGCGTAGAAGGCAAAATTGCCGCCGTACGTTATGCACGTGAAAACAACGTACCATATTTGGGCATCTGTTTGGGCATGCAAATCGCCCTGATCGAATACGCCCGCGATGTTGCAGGCTTGAAAGGTGCAAACTCTACCGAGTTTGACTTGAAATGCGCCGCGCCTGTCGTTGCCCTGATTGACGAATGGCAAACTGCAGATGGCAGCGTAGAAACCCGTGACGAATCTGCCGATTTGGGCGGTACCATGCGTTTGGGTGCGCAAGAAGTTGACCTCAAACCGGGCAGTCTTGCCGCAAAAATCTACGGCAGCGAACATATCCGCGAACGTCATCGCCACCGCTACGAGGTCAACAACAACTATGTTCCTCAGTTGGAAAAAGCCGGTTTGGTCATCGGTGGCGTATCCGCAGGCCGCGAGCGTTTGGTTGAAACCATCGAATTGCCAAATCATCCTTGGTTCTTCGCGTGTCAGTTCCATCCGGAATTCACTTCCAATCCGCGCAAAGGCCATCCTTTATTCAGCGCGTTTGTGAAAGCTGCGTTGGGTAACAAAAAAGCCTGA